TTAGGCAATACGGACCGCTTTCAAGCACGACTGCGGTGCCGCCCCCGTTTGCCTGATCGTCGTCAAGAGCGTCCAGCAGCCAGAACACTTCCGCCGGGTCGGCCACGTCCTTCGACTGAACATCATCGGGATCGGTCAACACCCAGCTCATTTTCACGTTCCCAGCCCCCTCCCGACCACCCGAATGGTCTGGAAAATCGGCCCTACGCTACCCTCCGGTACCACATGAATGGTGAGAATCGAGCCTTCGGGAACCATCCTATCGAGCATGATGGCGCACCCATTCGGCGCCGCGCAGGGTTTTCGGTTGATCCAGAGCGTAGCGTGCGTCAGACCTTCGTCGCGCATCGTCGCCGCCGCGTGCGCCTCAACATGAGACTTGGTCAGGCCGTTCATCCCTGGTGTGGGAGGCCTTCCCCATGCCGGGGGATGCTGGCCGCTGACCAGGGCAACTTCGGTGCCGTCTGGGCGGACGAGGGTGCCTCTGGTCTTTCCGTCGCTTCCCGGGCCCTTCTTTGCGTAGGCTGGCACCCGAGCATTCGGCGGTTTCGGGCCTTTCGGCTTGGGCTTGAGTTTGCTGATCAACGATTTGCCGGCCGTCTGCACCGCAGTGGAAGCTTTCCCCCAGGCGCGGGCGCCGGTTTGGGCGGCTGTGCGGCCGGCGTTTGCGACTCCCTTGAGGGCGGCGCCGGTGACGTGCCGGGCGGTGCTCACGCCCACCGCCCCGCTGGTGGCTTTGCCGCCGCGGCTGAAGGAGACGAGGATCGTGGCGATGGTCGCGCCTGTGACGCCCCATCCGAACGCGTCGTCGCACAGGTCGAGCCATTCCGAGTCCCAGCCCATTTCCACGGCCAGGTGGGAGAACTCCCCGAAGCTGAACACGTCGGCCGCCCCGTACAGGGTGTTGGTTATGTCCCGCGCGCCTTGTCTGAGCACCGCGCCCCACCCGTCGGAGGGTGTCAGCCCGGACGGGTCGGTCAGTTGGAGGGGGTTTCCGGCGGCGTACCCGTAGGCGTCGCCGGTGGCCGAGTCGGCGGGGTCGGCTGAGAGGAACACCCCGGTGGCGGTGTCGAGCCATCTTGCGCGCAGGTAGACCAGCCCGGTGGCCGGGTCGGCGTGTTCGCCGGCGTACCCGAACGCGGTGACCGTGTTTGTGCCGGGCAGGCCGGAGGCGGCGAGGGGTTGGCCGTAGGCGGTGTACCCGGACGCTGCCGCCAGTTGCCCGTCGGGGTTCGTGACCGCCCGGATCGAGCCGGTCAGGTCCCCGTGGAGGAACAGCGCCGAAGACGGCTCCGACGGCGCCTCCCCCTCGGATCCGGCGCCGTCTCCCGCGCCGGTTCCAGGCGGGTCGCCGCCTCCGGCCCCGGCCCCGCCAGGTCGGGGTCCGCCCGGAGGCGGGGTGTTGGCGGGGTGTTGGCCGATCGGGGCGGTCCCCAGCCCGTAGACGAACAGGTTCTGGCCGTCGGTGAGCATGACGGGGACTCCGCCGGTCTGGTCCCAGGTGAACGCGGACGAGTCGGCGACTTGCCCGTCGGGGCCGGTCGCGACGGCGGTTTGAAGGAGCCCGGACGCGTCGTACGTGTACGCGACCGCGCCGCCGTCGGGGGTGGCGGCGCCGGTCAGGTTCCCGGCCGGATCCCATGAGTACTCCCGTGTCAAGGTTCCGTCGGCGGTCTCGGAAACCCGGTTGCCCAACTGGTCGTAGCCGTAGACGGTGGCCGCCCCGCCCAGGGTCGAGGAGACGGGCCGCCCCGAAACGGGCTCGTAGGCCAGGGCCAGGCCGGTGTCCAGGGCGGTGACCAGCCCGCCGGGGGTGTGCGAGACCGGGTTCGAGGCCCCCTCGTCGGCGGTCACGGTCTTCAGGCGCCCCTGGGCGTCCCAGGCGTAGGCGGCCGACGAGGAAACCGCGGCCCCGACGTCCCCGTAGGCGGCGTCGACGTCTGAGAGCAGCCCGGAGTCCGTGTACCGGTAGCCGAGGTCGAGGACGGCCCGCCCGTCCGGGCCGGTCGTGGTTATGGAGGTGACACGGGAGTCGGGGTCGTAGGCGTAGGCGGTTAGGGCGCCGTTCGGGTAGGCCAGCGAAGACACCCTGCCGTCCTGGTCGTACGCGTACCTGTAGACGCCGCCGTCCGGCCCGGCCACCTCGGTCAACCGCCCCGCCAGGTCGTAGGCGTAGGCGGCCTCCTGCCCGCCGGGGTACGTCAACCGTGCGAGCCGCCCCCACCCGTCGTAGGCGTAGGACACGGTCCCGTTCGGGCCGGACACTGACGCGACCCGCCCGGACCCGTCGTAGGCGTACCCGGTCCCATCCGAGACCGCCGCCAGCCTGCCGAACTGGTCATACGCGTACGCGACGTCGTCGGCGCCGTCCGGGTGGTCGACCGACGCCAACCTGCCCAACTGGTCGTAGGCGTAGGCGACCTGGGACCCGTCGGGGCGGGTCACCGCCTGAAGCCGCCCGGCGGCATCGTAGGCGTAGGCCGTGGCCCCGGCGGCCGGGTTCGACTCCGCCACCGGGCGCCCGTCCAAGTCGTAGACGGCGGACCGGACCCGGTTATCAGCGTCCCGATAGGTCAGCGGCCTGCCGGACGCGTCGTACGTCCACGAAGCCGCGACCTCCGAGTCGCCTTGCCCCGTGGCCCGCCGGGAGACCAATCCGGTCGCGGTGTAGGTGGTGTTCTGGTAACGCCCCTCCGGATCGGATACGCCGACCAGGCGCCCAGCCCTGTCGTACGCGTACGCGACCGTGTTCCCGGCGGGGCTGGTGGCCGAGACGACCTGCCCGTTCTTGTCGTACGCGTAGCTGGTGGTGGCGCCGGTCGCAGAGCGGACCCATGTCAAGTTCCCGACCTGGTCATACCCGTACCGGGTCTCGTTCCCCAACGGGTCGGTCTCCGCGACCAGTTGCCCCAGCGCGTCGTAGCCGTAACCGGTGACGGCCTCCTCCCCGTCCGGGTTGGTGACTTTGGCCTCGGCGACCCGCCCGGCCGGGCCGTACACGTAGGTGGCGACCAGGCCTAGTGGGTCGGTCACGCTCACGACCCGCCCCGATGTGTCGTAGGCGTAGCTGGTGACGTTCCCCAAGGGGTCTGTGACAGTGGCGGGCAAACCCGAAGGGTGGTACGTGTAGGTGACGGACAGCCCGTCCGGGCCGGTCACGCTGGTCAGGAACCCGTGCGGGTCGTACCCATAGGTTGTGGTCAGCCCGTCCGGGTCGGTTTCAGTCAAGACCCGTCCGATGGAGTCCACGGTCCTGCTCGTTGTGACCCCCTCCGGGGTGGTTTCCGCCACCGGGTAGCCGTGCGAGTCGTAGCCGACTGTTCGCACGCCGCCGTCCGGGCCGGTCAGGGCGGCCACTGTCCCATCCGGGTTGACCGTCAAACCGGTGGTGTTCCCGGCCGCGTCCGTCACCGAGGTCAAGTTCCCGGCCGGGTCAAACGTGGACAGGGTCGCGGCACCGGACTCGTCGACGGTCTTAGCCAAATGCCCGGCTTGGTCGTAAAACGCCCTCGTCTCATAGCCGCCTTGGACGCCCAATGGATCCGTGACGGATAGAAGGCGCCCGTCTTGGTCGTAGGTGTACCTCATAACGTTGCCCAAGTCGTCGGTAGCCGAGGCGACCTGGGACGGGATCAGGCCCTGGTACCCGTAGGTGACCGTCCTCGCCAACTCCGTGCCGAACCCGTAGGTGACTCGCAGCAACGTGTGGTTCGAGTACTCCTCGCGGGTCTTGGAGCCGTCAGGGTCGGTGATGGTTGTGAACTCGCGTTCGTCGTCATACTCGAAACTGGTGACCCCGCCGGCCGGGTCGGTTTGCGCCACCACCCGGTCCTGGTCGTCGTACGCGTTCAGGTAGGCGCCGCCGGTCGGCTGGTGGATCTCGGTGACGCGCCCAGACCCGTCGTATCGATACTCGACTCCGGTCCCGTCCCAAGAGGTGGCTTTGACCAGCCGCCCGTTGACGTCGTACTGGTAGGACACCACCCGGCCGGCCTGGTCCGCCACCTGGCGGACCTTCAACCCGTCATAGGTGACCTGCAAGAAGCGGCCCTTTTGATCCGCCACCGCAGTCACCCTGCCGTCGGCGTCGTGTTCGACATCGACCCGGTTGCCGTTCTCGTCCTCCAAAGCGGTCAGCGCCCCTCCGGAGTCGAACAGGAACCGTTGGGCGTCGCGGCGGGTGAACACGAAACCGCCGTCGGGAAGCTGTTCCAAGTCGGCGCGGACCCGCTCCAACGATCCGTACCGGCCATCCGAGCCCTTGGTGAAGTCGACTATCGATCCGTTTTCCTGCACAACCCTGATCTTCGGGGCGTTCTGCAACGTGATTTCCGAGGACGCGGCGACCGCCGGGGCGACCTGCAAACTCATGTCCCAGTTGGAGCGCCACCCGCGCCCGAGGGTCCCCTCATATCCCCGGTCGAACGTGGAGAAGCTGCGGGTCCACGCCAGCGGCGGCCCGGCCCCGTCCATGGCCAGGTCCTCAGCGGTTTCCCACCACTCGCCGGTCGCGGTCGAGACCGGGTCGCCGTGGCAGACCACCGAGTCGTACACCGAGGGGTTCACGCCGCACAGGTACTCCTCCAGAAGGTCGTAGTCGGGTGGAAACATGGAAACCCAACCCGAGGTGGCAACGGCGCCCCCGTCGGGATAGCCGAGCTCCCTAGTGTTCTCGTGAACGGCGCCCATGTAGTAGGCGTACCCGGAACCCGACCAATGTCCTGGGGGGTCGTCGTAGGGATGGCAAAAGGTGTCAAGACCGCCGCAGAACTTGAACGAGCCGGCGCCGCTTCGGGAGCTTTGGTGGACCACCCTCCGGTAATACGCGTAAGGGGCGGCGTCATCCAGCGTGGGCGTTACCGACAAGATCACGACCACCTCCGGTACAGGTGCCGAAAAGGTGGAGCTTGACCAGAGGTGCCCGGTCGGGGTGGCGGTCAAATCCACGCGCCCGAGCCATCCGTCGTTGCGGACGTGGACCGTGTTCGACGCTGCTACGGCGTTGTCGCGCGGGATGGTCGAGTTGTGGTCGTGGACCTGGTCTGTGTGGTACACGAACGCCTGATACGTCGCGTCAGACCGGTACTGAGCTTGCTGGAAGAAGGACTGCAAACTGTAGATTCGCTGGTCCGGGGCCTCGGTGGGCAGTTGGAGGCAGAAATGCTGCTCGCGGCGCGGGGACACCTCCGGTGGGGCGTCGCCGATGAGGTCCTCGCAGACGGCGAGCTTCGCGTCGCCCAACGGCTCGGACAACAAGACCGTCAGCTGTGAGTGCTCAAAGTTGTGTATCAAAGTCGCCGAAGTCGACAACGTCAGCGTGCCCTGCCAGCCGGGGTGTGTGGCCTCGAACACGCCGGAAGACCAGGACCGGCCGTCGGCGCCCGATCCGATTTTGCGGACCACCGCCTGGTAGCGGCGCGTTTCCAGGGGCTTGGCCGAGAGATGGCCCGTGAACAGGGACTCCAGGGTGCACCACTTCTTTTGGGCGCTGTCTGCGGGGCATTCCCACGCCGTCCGCCCGTCGGCCAGGTCGACCACTTGGAGGGTGTAGCCCACGCCGAGCGGGCGGGTCAACGCCATCGTCAAATCGGTGTACGGGTTCTGCGCGGTCGGCTGCGTGCCCGTCAACGCGATCTCCCCGCCGAACCCGACGTGTTCCACTGAGATCTGCCGGGCGGCTCTGGCCTGGGCCAAGTCCTCGCACCCGTGATTGGCGGGCAGGACCGCGACGGTCAACATGCCGACCGTCTCCGGGGGGACCGTCCACCCCAAGCTGGCCTCCGACCAGGCGGTCTGGGCCGCAGCGCGGTTGTAGGCCAGTCTGCCGTCCTGGTCGCAGGCGATCAGCGCGAACCCCTTCTGCATGGGGGCGGACAACGACACATGGACGTTCACCACCGGGTCGGCGGCGTCCACCACGCCCAGGCCGCCGGTGTCCGCCGTGACCGCCAGATCGCCTTCCCACCCGCGGTTCCACAGCCCCACGGTCTTCGAGGCGGTGGCCCGGTCCGCCCCGGCCGGCCAGGACGGGGGAGCGTCGCCCACGGGCATGACGGCGGCGGTGAACACCCATTCCTGGTCGGACTGTCCGGCCGCGAGCCGGACCTCGCACACCGACCGGGCGCAGGAGGCCTTCGGCTGCCGGTCCACCCCGTAGATGACGATCCATTTCGACGCCGGGAGCGCCGGGGTGGCGGTGGCCCGCAGCAGCACGGTCTCCGTCGCCGGGTCAAGCCCTCCGACCGCCTCGAACGCGAACTCCCCGGACCAACCCGGGTTCCAGACCTGGACCGTCCTGGATCCGACAACCAACCCGGACTCCTGGGAAGCTGTGAGCGTCTGCCCGGACCATGCCGGGGTGACCACCGCCGCGGTGAACAACACCGGGTCCTCCGTGACGGGCACCGCCGGGTTGAACGGGCACGTCGCCGTCTGGCACACCGCCGCGCTCGTCCCGTCGGGGCCGAACAACACCACCTTGTCGCCGGCGGGCAGCGCCCCGGTCGCCTCCACATCCAACGCGACCGTCTCCGCGACCGGGTCCAACACGCCCACATGGGCGAACCGCAGCTCCCCTTCCCAGGTGGCGCCCGCCACCTCGACCGGGTCGGAGGTGGCGGACCACACCGCCACCCCCGGCGGGACGTACTCCGCGTACTTGTACTTATGGCCCACCTGCGCCCGCAGCGTCCGCACCGTGTGCGAGGGCACGTTCATCACACGGGTCAACGCCGACCCGCACACCGGGTCCTCCTCTCCTATGCCGCACGTGAACCACGGCGAGCCGTTTTGGTCGATCACCCACGCGTCATAAACCGAGGAGGAGTCCAAGTACTCCGAGAACTCGGCCGTCACCCGGTACTGGCCCGCAACCCCGGTCGGCTCCGCCGTCAACGCCACCTGCCCCTGCCAACGCCGCTGGTCTCCGGACACCGCCACTGAGGACATCCCCCACCGCAACTCCGGCAATCCCACCTCCGGCAGGTCGGGGGCCACCACGACCGTGTAGACCCGGTCCTCCGCCGGGGAGGGAACCACCGGCTTCCAGGTCGCCAGACCGCCCGGATACGAATATGACACCGCGACCCGTCTGCCCGCGTCATCGTACAAACCCGCCCGCACCCCGTCCGGCAGCGGCGGGTCGAACGCCGCGCCCAGCCGGGTCTGGTACCCGTCGCGCAGCCGCCACGCCTCCAACTCCAGATACTCGTCCACCTCCGCCGACACGGTCCCGGACCACGCGTCCCGGAGGATTCCCAGTTCGGCGCGGGCGTAGATGCCGTCTGCCGGCGGGGTCGCCTGGGCGGCGGTCAGCGCGACGTACGCGTAGAGGGTCTTCAGCCCGCCCGGCGGGACGGCCACCGTCACCTCGCCGCCCTTGGCGCGGCACGCGTCCTGTTGGCACGCCCACAGGCGCGTCCCGGAGTCGTCGTACACCGACATCACATACGGGGACGGGACTTTCTTCGACGGCGCGATGGTCACCACCGCGCTCGGCGTGCCGGCCGGCAGTTGGGGTTGGGGGGTGGTCAGCGCCACGTTCCCCGCCCAACCGGCGTGGGTTACCTGGACGGACCCGGCCGCGCGGACGTCTTTCACCGGGCGCCCGGTCGTGGGGTAGTCCTGGGCCACGTACGCGGTGTAGACCGCGACCTGCCCGTCTTTCGGCGTCACCTTTACGGACAGCTTCTCCCTGCACGATGCCGTCGACGCCGAACAGTACCCCACCCTCTTTCCCGTCAAGTCGTCGTAAACCGACATCACGTACGGGGACACCAACTTGATGGACGGGACCACGCTGATAGTCGCCTGCGGGTCGACCACGTCCACCACGTCCCGGTCTGCGGTGAGTGTGACTTGTCCGGTCCAGCCTTGGTTGGCGATGGAGACGGATCCGGAGGCGCGCACATCTTTGGCGGGTGGTCCGGTGGTGGGGTAGTCGGCGGCGACGTGGGCCTCGTATCGTTTGGTTTGCCCGTTCGGGATGGTCACGACGGTCCGCCAGACGTCTTTGCAGGCGTTGTTGGAGGCTTGGCAGTAGGCGAGGCGTTTGCCGGTGTCCGCGTCGTAGAGCGACAGGGCGTAGGGGGAGACCAACGGCAGGGTGGTGGCCACGTGGACGGTCGCCTTCGGGTCGGCGGCGTCGACCAGGCCCCGGTCGACCCACACCTCCAGGGACCCCAGCCAACCCTCGTTGACGACCCTGACCGACCCGGAGACCCGCACGTCCTTCGAAGGCGGCCCCGAGGTCGGGTTGTCGGCGGCGACGAACCCGGTGAAGGTCCGCTCAGCCCCGTTCGGGACCGACACCCGAACCGACCAGCCGTCCCGGCAGGCCGCGCTCGACGCGGCGCAGTACCCGACCCGTTTGCCGGTCTGGTCGTCGTACAGGGACATCGAATAAGGGGCGGCCAGGGGGATGGACGGGGCCAGGGTGACCGTCGCGGCCTGGTCGAACGCGTCCACCACCGCCCGGTCCACCGTGACGTCCAACCCCCCGACCCAGCCCCGGTTCGACACCTGGACCGAACCCGACGCGCGCACGTCCTTCGAAGGCGGCCCGGACGTCGGGTACTCCGCCGCCACGAACGCGGTGTACGTCTTCGACTGGTAGTTCCCCACGCTCACCGCCACGTCCCAACCGTCCCGGCACGAGCTGTTCGACGCCTGGCAGTAACCGACCCTCTTGCCCGCCTCGTCATACAACGACAACGAATAGGGGGCCACCACCCGGATCGAGGGGACCACCGACAAAACCGCCCCCGGGTCCGCGGCGTCCAACACCGCCCGGTCCGCCGACACCGACAAAGAACCTGTCCAGCCGACGTTCACCACCGACACCCGCGCCCGCGCCGACACGTCCTTCGACGGGAACCCCGACGACGGGTCGTCCGTCGCGACGAACACCGCGAACGCCCTCTCCGAATCGTTCGGGACCGACACCTCCACATCCCAAGACGACCGGCACGCCGCGTTCGCCGAACCCGAGCAATACGCCACCCGCTTCCCCGTCGACTCGTCATACAACGACAACACGAACGGCGACGGAACCTTCACCGACGGGCGGACCCGCACCGTCGTCTTCCCATCCGCCGCGTCCAACACCGCCCGGTCCACCGTCACATCCAGCAAACCAGCCCACAACTCCGCCGCCTGAGCCGGGAACACACCCCCAAAACCCACCGCCGAAACCCCCACAACCAAACCAACCGACCACGCCACCACACGACGCCAACCACACCAACCCGCCCCCACACGCCGACGGGCCGCACCGGAGTCGGAATCGTCGGTGACCGGGGCAAAACTTGAAACGCTCACAATGGGCTCCTTGGGGTTAGGTCCACGGCGAGCCGCGCGCTGGGCGGGCCGCTGCCAGGGACGGAGGCCGGGCTGTCAGCCACACCATAACGAACCCGCCAAGGGGGCGCCAAGTGTAAAACC
The sequence above is drawn from the Bifidobacteriaceae bacterium genome and encodes:
- a CDS encoding DUF6531 domain-containing protein — its product is MFPPDYDLLEEYLCGVNPSVYDSVVCHGDPVSTATGEWWETAEDLAMDGAGPPLAWTRSFSTFDRGYEGTLGRGWRSNWDMSLQVAPAVAASSEITLQNAPKIRVVQENGSIVDFTKGSDGRYGSLERVRADLEQLPDGGFVFTRRDAQRFLFDSGGALTALEDENGNRVDVEHDADGRVTAVADQKGRFLQVTYDGLKVRQVADQAGRVVSYQYDVNGRLVKATSWDGTGVEYRYDGSGRVTEIHQPTGGAYLNAYDDQDRVVAQTDPAGGVTSFEYDDEREFTTITDPDGSKTREEYSNHTLLRVTYGFGTELARTVTYGYQGLIPSQVASATDDLGNVMRYTYDQDGRLLSVTDPLGVQGGYETRAFYDQAGHLAKTVDESGAATLSTFDPAGNLTSVTDAAGNTTGLTVNPDGTVAALTGPDGGVRTVGYDSHGYPVAETTPEGVTTSRTVDSIGRVLTETDPDGLTTTYGYDPHGFLTSVTGPDGLSVTYTYHPSGLPATVTDPLGNVTSYAYDTSGRVVSVTDPLGLVATYVYGPAGRVAEAKVTNPDGEEAVTGYGYDALGQLVAETDPLGNETRYGYDQVGNLTWVRSATGATTSYAYDKNGQVVSATSPAGNTVAYAYDRAGRLVGVSDPEGRYQNTTYTATGLVSRRATGQGDSEVAASWTYDASGRPLTYRDADNRVRSAVYDLDGRPVAESNPAAGATAYAYDAAGRLQAVTRPDGSQVAYAYDQLGRLASVDHPDGADDVAYAYDQFGRLAAVSDGTGYAYDGSGRVASVSGPNGTVSYAYDGWGRLARLTYPGGQEAAYAYDLAGRLTEVAGPDGGVYRYAYDQDGRVSSLAYPNGALTAYAYDPDSRVTSITTTGPDGRAVLDLGYRYTDSGLLSDVDAAYGDVGAAVSSSAAYAWDAQGRLKTVTADEGASNPVSHTPGGLVTALDTGLALAYEPVSGRPVSSTLGGAATVYGYDQLGNRVSETADGTLTREYSWDPAGNLTGAATPDGGAVAYTYDASGLLQTAVATGPDGQVADSSAFTWDQTGGVPVMLTDGQNLFVYGLGTAPIGQHPANTPPPGGPRPGGAGAGGGDPPGTGAGDGAGSEGEAPSEPSSALFLHGDLTGSIRAVTNPDGQLAAASGYTAYGQPLAASGLPGTNTVTAFGYAGEHADPATGLVYLRARWLDTATGVFLSADPADSATGDAYGYAAGNPLQLTDPSGLTPSDGWGAVLRQGARDITNTLYGAADVFSFGEFSHLAVEMGWDSEWLDLCDDAFGWGVTGATIATILVSFSRGGKATSGAVGVSTARHVTGAALKGVANAGRTAAQTGARAWGKASTAVQTAGKSLISKLKPKPKGPKPPNARVPAYAKKGPGSDGKTRGTLVRPDGTEVALVSGQHPPAWGRPPTPGMNGLTKSHVEAHAAATMRDEGLTHATLWINRKPCAAPNGCAIMLDRMVPEGSILTIHVVPEGSVGPIFQTIRVVGRGLGT